The Victivallis sp. Marseille-Q1083 DNA window CAAAGGCGGCTGTATCGCCTGCCATCCCCATCCGCTGTTCACCGATCTCGAATTGTACGACGTCGGCACCACCACCGGCAGCGATATCGGCCGGCCGGTGCGGACGCCCAGCCTGGTTGAAGTCTGGCGGACCGCTCCCTATCTGCACGACGGGCGAGCCGCCACACTGGAGGAAGCCGTCACCAAATACAACCCGGGCGACCGCCGCGGCACGACTTCCGGCCTGACTCCGGAAGAGGTGCGCGACCTGGTCTCCTACCTGGAGTCACTGTAAAGATGATCCGCCGTTTGCAATGGGCCATCGTTTCCATTTCGGCATTGCTGCTGCTGCTCATCGCCGCGGCATTCCCCTGGCGCGGCGTCCCGGAACTCTACCGTTCCGGCGTCTTCCTGCTCGTCGCCGCCATTACCGCCTTGTCGGCGGCGGCCATCTGGTGGCGGCCGGCCTTCCGTCATCGCGGCGGCGTCCTGCTGTTGCACCTGGCAATAGCACTGATCGCCGTCGGCGCGTTGATCGGCGTTTTCTTCGGCCGCCAGGTTCGTTTTTTCATGCTGGCGGAAGCGGATGCTCCGCTGGCCGACTTCCTGCCGCCGGAAAACGGCCGACCCGCCATTCCGCTGCCCTTCTCTTTCGGCGCCGGGCGGCCGGAAGTGGATTATTACGATCCGGATTACCTCCTTTACCGGCGGCACCCGGACGATCCCAACCGCATGGCGCTGGCCGGGCGGCCGCATTGGCGCGGTGAAACGCTGTATCTGGACAACCGGCAAAACTGGCCGCGGACGACGCTGCTGGCGCCGGACGGCAGCTTTCTGCCGCATCTGAACGTCGGCGAGGACGGTATCCTGATGCGCCAGGACCCGCAGCCGAGCGAATACCGGGTGGCGATCCGTTACCATCATCCGGCCGCGCCGGAAGAGCGGCAAGCCGTCCTGAAAGTCAATGAACCGGTCACCATCGACCGCTGGCGGTTCTATCTGATGAGCTGCGGCACCTCCGCCCGCGGCCGTTATGTCGAGTTGCTGGCCAGACAGGATCCCGGCCGGCTCGTCGTCGCCGCCGGCCTGTGGCTGCTGCTGGCGGCTCCCTTCTGGCTTCTCGTCGACCAATGGAGAAAACAATGATGATCATCTGGTATTTGAAATTGCTTGCGGCCGGCGCGTTGACTGCTTTTCTGCTGGCCGCGGCACTGCAATGCCAGCAACGGCTCCGGGCGGCGCGGTATTGCTTCGGCGGCGGTTTTTGCTGCTGCCTGGCGCTGTTCCTCTGGCAATGGCTCCGGCTCGGCGAACCGCCATTCGGCAATATGTTCCAGGTGTTGAGCTTCCTGCCACTGGTATTGCCGCCGCTCTACGTCCTGGAGTACCGCCACGGCGACCGGCTGCTGCTGCTGCCCTTTGCGCTGGTCGGCGCAATCGCGCTCACCGGCGTGTTGTTCATGGACCCGGACCTCTCCTGGCGACGGGCGCCGGCCCTGCAATCGCTCTGGTTCGTTCCGCATGTCGCTAGTTATATCCTCTCCTACGCGCTGGCTGCCGTCGCGGCAATGGTCACCTTGACCGCCTTCCGCCGCCGGGAGCGCGCTTCGGCCGCCGAACGTCTCAGCCGGCTGGCCTTCGCGTTCATGACCTTCGGACTGGTTTCCGGCGCGTTGTGGGCAGAAGCGGCCTGGGGCAGCTACTGGAGCTGGGATATCAAGGAAAGCTGGTCGCTGATCACCTGGCTGCTTTACGCCACCTATTTCCATCTCCGAAAGCAGCCGGGCGGCCGGCGGGCGGCCAACTGGTGCAACCTGATCGCTTTCGCCGCGCTGCTGGTAACGTTTTTAGTCGTCAACCTGCTGCCGAAAATCGATTCGCTGCACAGCTACGCGCAATAGGGAAACGCTCATGAAACAAAAATTTACCCTGCTGGAACTGTTGACGGTCATCGCCGTCATCGCCATCCTTGCCGCCATGCTGCTGCCGGCGCTGTCGAAAGCCAAACGGGTTGCGCTGACCCAGCATTGCATCAACAATTTGAAACAAATCGGTCTGGCGCTTGAATTGTACGCCGCCGACCACGACGACCGGATTCCCAATATCAACGGCGAATATATGGGCAGCAGCATCAACCTGATCCGCATGTACGGCGGCCTGCCGTTCGGTTTGGGAAAATTACTCCCCGACTACGGACTCTCGCCATTGCAATTGGGCTGCCTGCAACACGATCCGATGACGCCGGAAGCGGTCAAACAGGGCTGGGACGGCAGCGGCGCCGTTTTAAGCGCCTATCTCTACCGGGAAACGCAGGCCGGTTTCCACGGCCGCAAGCATGCCGACGGAAACGCCGGGAAAGCGCTGGTCATGGACTTCTCATTCCGGTCCGCAGCCTTGAGCCATTCCGCCCACGGTTTCCAATCGACCAATCTGCTCTACAACGACGGCCATGCCGTCACCCGGCACAACACCGCCACGCCATTCGAACGTTATACCGCCAGCGGCGACAGCGGAGCGATGACGCCGCCGGACTGCACTCTGCTCTGGGAACGGGCCGATCAGGAGCCCTGATTTCCGGCGGCTCTCCTCCCCGCCAAGTCCTTCCGCACAAAAGATGATGTTTCCGCGATTTTCATCGGCTGACTGCCGAATCCAACCTCTTTGCCGCAGCATATCCGTCGCGCTCCTGCATTTTCCTCCGACGAGTCATAAAACCCACTCCCGGAAAAGGAAAGTTGCAGGAAC harbors:
- a CDS encoding type II secretion system protein; this translates as MKQKFTLLELLTVIAVIAILAAMLLPALSKAKRVALTQHCINNLKQIGLALELYAADHDDRIPNINGEYMGSSINLIRMYGGLPFGLGKLLPDYGLSPLQLGCLQHDPMTPEAVKQGWDGSGAVLSAYLYRETQAGFHGRKHADGNAGKALVMDFSFRSAALSHSAHGFQSTNLLYNDGHAVTRHNTATPFERYTASGDSGAMTPPDCTLLWERADQEP
- the ccsA gene encoding cytochrome c biogenesis protein CcsA, with protein sequence MMIIWYLKLLAAGALTAFLLAAALQCQQRLRAARYCFGGGFCCCLALFLWQWLRLGEPPFGNMFQVLSFLPLVLPPLYVLEYRHGDRLLLLPFALVGAIALTGVLFMDPDLSWRRAPALQSLWFVPHVASYILSYALAAVAAMVTLTAFRRRERASAAERLSRLAFAFMTFGLVSGALWAEAAWGSYWSWDIKESWSLITWLLYATYFHLRKQPGGRRAANWCNLIAFAALLVTFLVVNLLPKIDSLHSYAQ
- a CDS encoding cytochrome c biogenesis protein ResB, whose product is MIRRLQWAIVSISALLLLLIAAAFPWRGVPELYRSGVFLLVAAITALSAAAIWWRPAFRHRGGVLLLHLAIALIAVGALIGVFFGRQVRFFMLAEADAPLADFLPPENGRPAIPLPFSFGAGRPEVDYYDPDYLLYRRHPDDPNRMALAGRPHWRGETLYLDNRQNWPRTTLLAPDGSFLPHLNVGEDGILMRQDPQPSEYRVAIRYHHPAAPEERQAVLKVNEPVTIDRWRFYLMSCGTSARGRYVELLARQDPGRLVVAAGLWLLLAAPFWLLVDQWRKQ